A portion of the Oxynema aestuarii AP17 genome contains these proteins:
- a CDS encoding pentapeptide repeat-containing protein: MKADLITTPRPSLTRDELLVQYADGVRDFSRASLSKVDLKGANLTGAYLGGAGLSKADLRGANLSRANLSGASLSGANLSGANLSGANLIGAHLNWADLSGANLTGALLNQADISGANLSHTVLEGAQLSRSYLIGANLSGANLKQATLAQCSLNKADLSDATLVETNLTGAKLKQCKLTRADLSRADLTGASLKQANFQEAYLNWADLSQADLSETDLTRANLSKANLTGVDLRQACLDATQLSGTNLSNTDLSGVDLSGKLLTGAILKGADLSVANLSGAYLIQANCAGANLTAANLTGAHLMHTNLSEANLSGANLTKANIVQPNLRGAKLSGVIQPNGKVRK; this comes from the coding sequence ATGAAGGCTGACTTAATCACCACTCCCAGACCGAGTTTGACCCGAGATGAACTCCTCGTGCAGTATGCCGATGGCGTTCGGGATTTTAGTCGAGCCAGCCTGAGTAAAGTAGACCTAAAAGGAGCCAACTTAACCGGAGCCTATTTGGGGGGTGCGGGGTTGAGTAAAGCCGATCTCAGAGGAGCCAATCTCAGCCGTGCGAATCTGAGTGGAGCGAGTTTGAGTGGAGCCAATTTAAGTGGTGCTAATTTAAGTGGAGCCAATTTGATTGGCGCTCACCTCAATTGGGCCGATTTGAGTGGAGCCAACCTCACCGGGGCGCTGTTAAATCAAGCCGATATTAGCGGGGCGAATTTGAGCCACACCGTGTTAGAAGGAGCGCAACTGAGTCGGTCTTATTTAATCGGAGCCAATTTAAGCGGGGCGAATTTAAAACAAGCCACATTAGCACAATGCAGTTTGAACAAAGCGGATTTGAGTGACGCGACCTTAGTCGAGACCAATTTAACCGGAGCCAAACTCAAACAGTGCAAGCTGACCCGTGCAGATTTGAGCCGAGCCGATTTGACCGGAGCCTCACTGAAACAGGCGAATTTCCAAGAAGCTTATTTGAATTGGGCCGATTTAAGCCAAGCGGATTTAAGCGAAACCGATCTGACTCGGGCCAACTTGAGCAAAGCTAATTTAACCGGGGTCGATTTGCGACAAGCGTGCTTAGATGCGACGCAATTGAGCGGGACGAACTTGAGCAATACGGATTTAAGCGGTGTCGATTTGAGTGGCAAACTGCTGACCGGAGCGATTTTGAAAGGAGCCGATTTAAGCGTCGCCAATCTCAGTGGAGCCTATTTAATTCAGGCGAATTGCGCGGGAGCCAATTTGACCGCAGCGAACTTGACTGGAGCGCATTTGATGCATACGAACTTGAGCGAGGCGAACCTGAGTGGGGCGAACTTGACGAAAGCGAATATCGTCCAGCCGAATTTACGCGGCGCCAAGCTTTCCGGCGTCATCCAGCCGAACGGAAAAGTCCGCAAGTGA
- a CDS encoding M20/M25/M40 family metallo-hydrolase, with the protein MKIRIGVLLTIAFSVGLAIAVGVKVALQVPYSPPSAPALEAVAPSPQTVAQTGDRPPGIRVEAIVPERLVRDLKTLAFDRSTPESRDRARRYIVEQLQAAGWNPTPHPFPGGINIVAERSGTDPDAGTVLVAAHYDTVPGSPGADDNASGVAVALEVARLLGAVPTPRSLQLAFFDLEETGLQGSLAFAGEADPQRLHGAIVMDMVAFACHEPGCQDYPKGLPVKAPDRGNFLAIVGDLEHLPLIEAFQQAARDPLPAIFTLPVPFKGLSIPDTLRSDHAPFWYRGIGAVLVTDTANLRSPHYHQPSDTPSNIDRDFFLGAAQLVVNATTIVLNRRATLDSPLPPRQAATGRSPQGSAGSLF; encoded by the coding sequence ATGAAAATTCGGATCGGAGTGCTGTTGACGATCGCCTTTAGCGTGGGCTTGGCGATCGCCGTGGGGGTCAAAGTAGCATTACAGGTGCCATATTCGCCCCCCTCAGCCCCGGCCCTCGAAGCCGTTGCCCCCTCGCCTCAAACCGTCGCTCAGACGGGCGATCGCCCCCCGGGGATCCGGGTCGAGGCGATCGTCCCCGAACGACTCGTGCGCGATCTCAAAACCTTGGCCTTCGATCGCTCCACACCGGAAAGCCGCGATCGAGCGCGCCGTTACATCGTCGAACAATTGCAAGCTGCCGGATGGAATCCCACCCCACACCCTTTTCCCGGCGGCATTAACATTGTCGCCGAACGCTCCGGAACCGACCCGGACGCGGGAACTGTTCTGGTGGCGGCCCATTACGATACCGTTCCCGGTTCTCCCGGGGCCGACGACAACGCCAGTGGGGTCGCCGTCGCCCTCGAAGTCGCCCGCTTGCTCGGAGCGGTACCCACCCCGCGATCGCTGCAACTGGCCTTTTTCGATCTCGAAGAAACCGGACTGCAAGGGAGTTTGGCGTTTGCGGGGGAAGCGGACCCGCAACGCCTGCACGGGGCGATCGTCATGGATATGGTGGCGTTTGCCTGTCACGAGCCGGGATGTCAGGACTATCCCAAGGGTTTACCCGTCAAAGCCCCCGATCGCGGCAATTTTCTCGCGATCGTCGGCGATCTCGAACATTTGCCCTTAATCGAAGCGTTCCAACAGGCAGCCCGCGACCCCCTCCCGGCCATTTTTACCCTCCCGGTTCCGTTTAAAGGGCTGTCGATCCCGGATACCCTCCGCAGCGATCACGCCCCTTTTTGGTATCGCGGCATCGGCGCCGTGTTGGTGACCGATACCGCCAATTTGCGATCGCCCCACTACCACCAACCGAGTGACACGCCGAGCAATATCGACCGCGATTTTTTCCTCGGAGCGGCTCAACTCGTCGTCAACGCCACTACGATCGTCTTAAACCGCCGCGCTACCCTCGACAGCCCCCTCCCCCCTCGCCAAGCCGCCACGGGGCGATCGCCCCAGGGATCGGCGGGATCGCTTTTCTGA
- a CDS encoding S66 peptidase family protein: MNPNAFKRRQFLQWGAASWLLTQLGSQLSAFAGDRPSATPYQKPPRLKVGDTVGLINPSSPIEREDLDYSRQALAQLGLKVKFGAHALDRYGYLAGRDRDRAADVNAMFADPEVKAILTVRGGWGGNRILPLLDYDLVRSHPKIFMGYSDTTSLLLALYSQAGLPTFHGPVGTSTWNEFSVGYVRQLLFEARPTMFRNPPGFSIQTIAPGKARGRLVGGNLSVLAAMVGSIYLPSWDNTILFVEEIGEDIYRVDRMLTQLKLAGILDRISGFIFGQCSNCTAGEGDDPSLTLPQVLSDLIRPLGVPAWYGSAIGHIPEKFTLPLGIEVEIDARQGTIALLESAVL; the protein is encoded by the coding sequence ATGAATCCGAATGCTTTCAAGCGACGGCAGTTTTTGCAATGGGGGGCGGCGAGTTGGCTGTTGACCCAATTGGGGTCCCAATTGAGCGCGTTCGCGGGCGATCGCCCCTCGGCGACCCCCTATCAGAAACCCCCACGCCTCAAGGTCGGCGATACGGTCGGGTTAATTAACCCATCGAGTCCCATCGAACGCGAAGATCTCGACTATAGCCGCCAAGCGTTGGCCCAATTGGGGCTCAAGGTCAAGTTTGGGGCTCACGCCCTCGACCGATACGGCTACTTGGCGGGACGCGATCGCGATCGGGCCGCCGATGTCAACGCCATGTTTGCCGATCCCGAAGTCAAGGCAATTTTGACCGTTCGCGGCGGTTGGGGTGGCAACCGGATTTTACCTTTACTCGATTACGACTTAGTGCGATCGCATCCCAAGATTTTTATGGGATATAGCGATACTACCTCACTTCTGCTCGCTTTATACAGTCAGGCGGGATTGCCCACATTTCACGGTCCGGTGGGAACCTCGACCTGGAATGAGTTTTCCGTTGGCTACGTCCGCCAGCTTTTATTTGAAGCCCGACCCACTATGTTCCGCAATCCTCCCGGGTTTTCGATCCAGACGATCGCCCCGGGAAAAGCACGCGGTCGCCTCGTCGGCGGTAATTTATCGGTCCTCGCCGCGATGGTCGGTTCGATCTATTTACCCTCGTGGGACAACACGATTTTATTTGTCGAAGAAATTGGCGAAGATATCTATCGGGTAGACCGGATGTTAACCCAACTGAAATTAGCGGGAATTTTAGATAGAATTAGCGGGTTTATTTTCGGTCAATGCAGTAATTGTACTGCAGGAGAAGGGGACGATCCCTCGTTGACTCTACCGCAAGTTTTATCGGATTTGATTCGACCGTTAGGAGTTCCCGCCTGGTACGGTTCGGCGATCGGTCATATCCCGGAGAAATTTACTTTACCCCTCGGAATTGAGGTAGAAATTGACGCCCGTCAGGGGACGATCGCTCTATTAGAATCGGCAGTTCTT
- a CDS encoding N-acetylmuramoyl-L-alanine amidase-like domain-containing protein, with protein sequence MMKLARLNLKYRISKLSLLSILAFITLATIALPPVIRAQTVPVDREDSPVGVPVQFAIPEKFDRVMEEARDRQLNTLAFPELIQAIAEQFIGTPYVAGLLDRNPTETLVISLDGFDCVLFVETVLAIARGVALEDYSYPTFTRNLERQRYRDGILDDYCSRLHYFSDWIFDNQNRYLVKNITPFLGGLPLPKTLNFMSKNRASYPQLSRDTNYQCILDVEHHLKQQAIAYIPQDRIRQVYDRLQPGDIIATATDIDGLDVTHTGLVYRFEDGAIGLIHASPAGRVTISRDLQAYVQSVDGQIGIIVARPLDPRLGF encoded by the coding sequence ATGATGAAACTTGCTCGCTTAAATTTAAAATACCGGATCTCTAAACTCTCATTATTGTCAATCCTAGCCTTTATTACCCTCGCTACGATCGCCCTTCCCCCGGTGATTCGCGCGCAAACAGTTCCAGTCGATCGTGAGGATTCGCCCGTCGGCGTCCCAGTGCAATTCGCCATCCCAGAAAAGTTCGATCGCGTCATGGAAGAAGCCCGCGATCGTCAATTAAATACCCTTGCTTTCCCCGAACTCATTCAGGCGATCGCCGAACAATTTATCGGAACTCCTTACGTCGCCGGACTCCTAGACCGTAACCCTACCGAAACTTTAGTCATTTCTCTCGATGGATTCGACTGCGTTTTATTCGTCGAAACCGTCTTGGCGATCGCCCGGGGAGTTGCCCTCGAAGACTACTCCTATCCCACTTTTACTCGTAACCTAGAACGCCAACGGTATCGAGATGGAATTCTCGACGACTATTGTAGCCGCTTGCACTATTTCTCTGACTGGATTTTTGACAATCAAAATCGCTATTTAGTTAAAAATATTACCCCATTTCTCGGAGGCTTACCTCTTCCTAAAACGCTCAATTTTATGAGCAAAAATAGAGCATCTTATCCTCAATTATCACGAGATACAAATTATCAATGTATTCTCGACGTCGAACACCACTTAAAACAACAGGCGATCGCCTATATTCCCCAAGATCGAATCCGCCAAGTTTACGATCGCCTGCAACCCGGAGATATCATCGCCACCGCGACCGATATTGACGGACTCGACGTTACCCATACCGGACTCGTTTATCGTTTTGAAGATGGGGCGATCGGTTTGATCCACGCCTCTCCCGCAGGTCGCGTCACCATTTCCCGCGATCTGCAAGCTTACGTCCAATCCGTTGACGGACAAATCGGAATTATTGTAGCGCGTCCCCTAGACCCGCGTTTGGGTTTTTAA
- a CDS encoding GNAT family N-acetyltransferase, protein MLTLTRQPYKEKVDFERIAKSVKRFEKDGQIDEDSLVDDLPLLLKSSLTSRCQLWEDDRADLHGFGLMAVHRIDEYLQGSLYFYDLSGDRSLQLSAKILTWAETQLQDLARSWNLDATLKVKTRDDSAIRIAVLERQGFSHQGSFLTMAHPHPEAIAPVRLPEGFRVRPFDSRQEAREWVQLFADSFQDHSERYEVSVDRLRHWHGDRHYRPELDLIVEAPNGELAAFCQGHLHRDNAPAIAPKTGWIRWLGTGRPFRKMGLGRALLSTTIARLHRTGAATVKLGVDACSLTGATRLYEALGFRRVETWMTYTKSV, encoded by the coding sequence ATGTTGACCTTAACCCGGCAACCTTACAAGGAAAAAGTCGATTTTGAACGGATTGCAAAATCGGTCAAACGCTTTGAAAAAGACGGTCAAATTGACGAAGATAGTTTAGTGGACGATTTACCTTTACTGTTGAAATCGTCCCTGACGAGCCGATGCCAGTTGTGGGAAGACGATCGCGCCGACCTGCACGGTTTCGGACTGATGGCGGTTCACCGGATCGACGAGTACCTCCAAGGATCGCTTTATTTTTACGACCTGTCCGGCGATCGCTCGCTCCAACTGAGTGCGAAAATTCTCACTTGGGCGGAAACTCAACTGCAAGACCTCGCCCGTTCGTGGAATCTCGACGCGACCTTAAAAGTTAAAACCCGCGACGATTCGGCGATTCGGATCGCCGTTCTCGAACGTCAGGGCTTCTCACATCAGGGATCGTTTCTGACGATGGCTCACCCCCATCCCGAGGCGATCGCCCCGGTTCGACTGCCGGAAGGCTTCCGAGTGCGACCGTTCGACAGCCGCCAGGAAGCCCGGGAATGGGTGCAATTGTTCGCCGACTCCTTCCAAGACCATTCGGAACGATACGAAGTGAGCGTAGACCGACTCCGCCACTGGCACGGCGATCGCCACTACCGCCCGGAATTAGACTTGATTGTCGAAGCCCCCAACGGCGAATTGGCCGCCTTTTGTCAGGGTCACCTGCACCGAGACAACGCCCCGGCGATCGCGCCCAAAACCGGATGGATTCGCTGGCTCGGAACCGGGCGGCCTTTCCGCAAAATGGGTTTGGGTCGCGCGTTGCTCTCGACGACGATCGCCCGCTTGCACCGTACTGGGGCGGCGACGGTCAAACTCGGCGTCGATGCGTGCAGTTTGACCGGAGCGACCCGACTTTACGAGGCCCTCGGTTTTCGCCGCGTCGAAACCTGGATGACTTACACTAAGTCAGTCTGA
- a CDS encoding CTP synthase: MTKFVFVTGGVVSSIGKGIVASSLGRLLKSRDYSVSILKLDPYINVDPGTMSPFQHGEVFVTDDGAETDLDLGHYERFTDTSMSRLNSVTTGSIYQSVINKERRGDYQGGTVQVIPHITNEIKERIHRVARNTTPDVVITEIGGTVGDIESLPFLEAIRQFRKDVGRANVVYMHVTLVPWIPSAGEMKTKPTQHSVKELRSIGIQPDILVCRSDRPLPQGLKDKMSEFCDVPVESVITAADAKSIYEVPLILEKEGLAQQTLNLLQMEARQPDLSEWEQLVERLDRGSHRVKVAIVGKYVRLSDAYLSVVEALRHAAIAIGIDVELEWVNSEDIEAYGAEKYLKDVQGILVPGGFGIRGIDGKIAAIQYAREQQIPFLGLCLGMQCCAIEWARNVAHLENANSAEFDPQAKNPVINLLPEQQDVVDLGGTMRLGLYPCRITPGSLALNLYREEVVYERHRHRYEFNNAYRQLLLESGFLISGTSPDGRLVEIIEFPNHPYFIATQFHPEFRSRLNKPHPLFKGLLQAALATIADSGDRDRHEESPALSSPSIS, encoded by the coding sequence ATGACTAAGTTTGTGTTTGTCACTGGCGGGGTCGTTTCCAGTATTGGCAAAGGGATTGTAGCGTCCAGCCTGGGACGATTGCTCAAATCGCGGGACTATTCGGTCTCGATTTTGAAGCTCGACCCTTACATTAACGTCGATCCCGGAACCATGAGTCCTTTCCAACACGGCGAAGTATTCGTCACCGACGACGGCGCCGAGACGGATTTAGATTTGGGACATTACGAACGCTTTACCGATACGTCGATGTCGCGTCTGAACAGCGTGACGACGGGTTCGATTTATCAGTCGGTGATTAACAAAGAACGTCGGGGAGACTACCAAGGGGGAACGGTGCAAGTGATCCCCCACATCACCAACGAAATTAAAGAACGCATCCATCGCGTGGCGAGAAATACGACGCCGGATGTGGTGATCACGGAAATTGGCGGAACCGTCGGCGATATCGAATCTCTGCCGTTTTTAGAAGCAATTCGCCAATTCCGCAAGGATGTGGGACGGGCCAACGTCGTTTACATGCACGTGACTCTAGTTCCTTGGATTCCGTCGGCGGGAGAAATGAAAACGAAGCCGACCCAGCATTCGGTCAAGGAGTTGCGATCGATCGGGATTCAGCCGGATATTTTAGTCTGTCGGTCCGATCGCCCGTTACCGCAAGGACTCAAAGATAAAATGTCCGAATTTTGTGACGTTCCGGTGGAAAGCGTCATTACCGCAGCCGATGCGAAAAGCATTTACGAAGTGCCACTGATTCTCGAAAAAGAAGGACTGGCGCAACAGACCCTCAACTTGCTGCAGATGGAGGCGCGCCAACCGGATCTGAGCGAATGGGAACAGTTGGTAGAACGGCTCGATCGCGGCAGTCACCGGGTTAAGGTGGCGATCGTCGGTAAATACGTGCGCTTGAGCGATGCGTACCTCTCCGTCGTCGAAGCCTTGCGCCACGCGGCGATCGCGATCGGGATCGACGTCGAACTCGAATGGGTCAATTCCGAAGATATCGAAGCCTACGGCGCCGAAAAATACCTCAAAGACGTGCAAGGAATTCTGGTTCCCGGCGGTTTTGGCATTCGCGGGATCGACGGTAAAATTGCCGCAATTCAATACGCGCGCGAACAGCAAATCCCCTTCCTCGGCTTGTGTTTGGGGATGCAATGCTGCGCGATCGAGTGGGCCCGTAACGTCGCTCACCTCGAAAATGCCAACAGCGCCGAATTCGACCCCCAAGCCAAAAATCCCGTAATTAACCTACTTCCCGAACAGCAGGATGTCGTCGATCTCGGCGGAACCATGCGTTTGGGTCTGTATCCCTGTCGAATTACCCCGGGAAGTCTGGCGTTGAACTTGTATCGAGAAGAAGTGGTTTACGAACGCCACCGACATCGGTATGAATTTAATAATGCGTACCGCCAACTGTTGTTAGAGTCGGGATTCTTGATTAGCGGTACTTCTCCAGACGGGCGTTTGGTAGAAATTATCGAATTTCCCAACCATCCTTACTTTATCGCTACTCAATTTCACCCCGAATTCCGCTCGCGATTGAACAAACCCCATCCCCTGTTTAAAGGATTACTTCAAGCCGCACTCGCCACGATCGCCGACAGTGGCGATCGCGATCGGCACGAAGAATCCCCCGCACTCAGTTCTCCGAGTATTTCTTAA
- a CDS encoding mechanosensitive ion channel family protein: protein MMPEILQQQIFQNTVLDYLISVATFLVSIIGIKILNSVILAQVKKWARKTRTELDDSLIQIFESNLVPLLYVGALYISVQNLEINAILVRAIDALGAIAVTFAIAQILVSASERAFNLFWLKKGHDPALVSEDIKTIRPAIRVVVWTIATIFLLDNLGFDLSAVITGLGIGGAAIALASRGVLEDLFSYFSILFDRPFEIGDFIIIGDYMGAIEHVGIKSTRIRSLSGEQLVFCNKDLTESRIRNYKRMERRRVVFNLGVTYETSTDKLTEIPGIVRGAIEQLDNTTFDRAHFFSYGDFSLNFEIVYYILSSDYTQYMDAQQKINLTIKEEFEKREIEMAYPTQTLYLNQLPTTA from the coding sequence ATGATGCCAGAGATTCTGCAACAACAGATTTTTCAGAATACGGTTCTAGATTATCTCATTTCTGTTGCTACTTTTTTGGTCAGCATCATCGGGATTAAAATTCTCAATAGCGTTATTTTAGCACAGGTCAAAAAGTGGGCGAGAAAAACGCGCACGGAATTGGACGATTCTTTGATTCAAATTTTTGAATCGAATTTAGTTCCTTTGCTCTACGTCGGCGCTTTATATATTAGCGTTCAAAATCTCGAAATTAATGCCATTTTAGTTCGGGCGATCGATGCCCTCGGCGCGATCGCAGTGACCTTCGCGATCGCCCAAATCCTGGTTTCAGCCAGCGAACGGGCGTTTAACCTCTTTTGGCTCAAAAAAGGTCACGACCCCGCACTCGTCAGCGAAGATATCAAAACGATTCGTCCCGCGATTCGCGTTGTTGTTTGGACGATCGCCACGATTTTCTTACTCGACAATCTCGGTTTTGATTTGTCGGCGGTCATCACTGGATTGGGAATCGGTGGCGCGGCGATCGCCCTGGCGTCCAGAGGTGTTTTGGAAGATCTATTTAGTTATTTCTCGATTCTGTTCGATCGCCCGTTTGAAATTGGGGACTTTATTATTATTGGCGACTACATGGGGGCGATCGAACATGTCGGGATCAAAAGCACGCGCATTCGCAGTTTGAGTGGCGAACAATTAGTGTTTTGTAATAAAGACTTAACCGAATCTCGCATTCGTAACTACAAACGCATGGAACGCCGCCGGGTAGTCTTCAATCTCGGTGTCACTTACGAAACCTCAACGGACAAACTTACCGAAATTCCCGGCATCGTTCGAGGGGCGATCGAACAACTCGATAATACTACCTTCGATCGTGCCCATTTTTTCTCTTACGGCGACTTTAGTTTGAACTTTGAGATTGTCTACTACATCTTAAGTAGCGATTACACCCAATATATGGATGCCCAACAAAAAATCAACTTAACCATCAAAGAAGAGTTTGAAAAACGAGAAATTGAAATGGCTTATCCCACTCAAACTCTTTATCTCAATCAATTACCAACAACCGCTTAA
- a CDS encoding helix-turn-helix domain-containing protein, giving the protein MSKSVFTEKYVKFRRLLVEVRQAHQLTQVQVAERLQKPQSFVSKYERGERRLDVVEFLEVARALGVDPSDFLEQLEYSGAEMAADRDR; this is encoded by the coding sequence GTGAGCAAGTCTGTTTTTACAGAAAAATATGTAAAATTTCGTCGTTTGTTAGTCGAAGTTCGTCAAGCCCATCAACTCACTCAGGTTCAGGTGGCCGAACGCTTGCAAAAACCTCAATCTTTCGTATCTAAGTACGAACGAGGAGAACGACGTTTAGATGTAGTCGAATTTTTGGAAGTCGCCCGGGCTTTAGGGGTCGATCCTTCCGATTTTTTGGAACAGTTAGAATATAGTGGGGCAGAGATGGCCGCCGATCGCGATCGTTAA
- a CDS encoding N-acetylmuramoyl-L-alanine amidase gives MRKTIGLLALGSIAIVSPVRAENGLFVAYPPAEHTTSADRIFLIGTAPPSGEVLINGQAIERSRDGHFAPSFPLEPGENIFTLKHGSEQLQIKVTRQITTPTIPEGLQFAENSLTPTVDLARMPGELLCFSAIAPSNASVSVSIGRQTVNLFPQLQTVELPSNLSALIDQNNPQVRDAVGYYEGCTEAPSTPGDLGQPTYRLTLDGQSKTQRAPGAIAILSPTQFEIAEVTAESGVARTGPSTNHSRMTPLPKGTRAAITGREAEWVRLDYGAWIKAEEVQVTQGGAPPRAIVRSLGSREVPKWTEIIFPLQTAVPVTVRQDSDRLVLTLHNTTAQTDTFRLNDGPVVERMDWQPFPDRAEYTLHLKNKQQWGYKLRYEGTSLILSLRHPPRLSGDRSRPLAGVEIAIDPGHGSPNDLGARGPTGYPEKDVTAIVSKLLRDALVARGATVYMTREGDEDLWPHERVATIEAWEPHLALSVHYNALPDAGDAINTKGIGMFWYNPQAHDLSVFLHQYLVEQLNRPSYGVFWNNLALTRPTVAPSVLMELGFMINPDEFEWITDPQEQEKLAEAIAEAVSEWVRSKS, from the coding sequence ATGAGAAAAACTATCGGATTATTGGCATTAGGGAGTATCGCGATCGTGTCTCCGGTTCGAGCGGAAAATGGTCTGTTTGTCGCCTATCCTCCAGCCGAACATACGACCAGTGCCGATCGCATTTTTTTAATTGGAACGGCGCCGCCATCGGGGGAAGTATTAATTAACGGACAGGCGATCGAACGATCGCGCGACGGTCATTTTGCCCCGAGTTTTCCCCTCGAACCGGGGGAAAATATTTTTACCCTAAAACATGGCAGCGAACAGTTACAAATTAAAGTCACGCGGCAAATTACGACGCCGACCATTCCCGAAGGATTACAATTTGCCGAAAACTCACTGACGCCGACGGTAGATTTGGCAAGAATGCCCGGAGAATTGCTGTGTTTTTCGGCAATCGCGCCGTCGAATGCGTCAGTTTCTGTCAGTATCGGACGTCAAACGGTTAACTTATTTCCGCAGTTACAAACGGTCGAATTACCGTCAAATTTATCCGCATTAATCGACCAAAATAATCCCCAAGTTCGCGATGCGGTCGGCTATTACGAAGGATGTACCGAGGCGCCCTCGACTCCGGGGGATTTAGGACAACCGACCTATCGCCTCACCCTCGACGGTCAGAGTAAGACACAAAGGGCGCCGGGGGCGATCGCCATTCTCTCGCCGACCCAATTCGAGATCGCCGAAGTGACCGCCGAATCCGGGGTGGCGCGAACTGGACCGAGTACGAATCACTCGCGGATGACGCCGTTACCGAAGGGAACCCGCGCCGCAATTACGGGTCGCGAGGCGGAATGGGTGCGCTTGGACTATGGCGCCTGGATTAAGGCGGAAGAAGTGCAGGTCACTCAAGGCGGGGCGCCGCCACGGGCGATCGTGCGGTCTCTCGGGTCGCGGGAGGTTCCGAAATGGACGGAAATTATATTTCCTTTGCAAACGGCGGTTCCGGTGACGGTTCGACAAGACAGCGATCGCCTCGTGTTGACTTTACACAATACGACGGCGCAAACCGACACCTTTCGCCTCAATGACGGTCCGGTGGTCGAACGGATGGACTGGCAGCCTTTCCCCGATCGCGCCGAATATACCTTGCACTTAAAAAATAAACAACAGTGGGGTTACAAACTCCGTTACGAAGGAACCAGTTTAATTCTCTCCCTGCGACATCCGCCCCGACTCTCGGGCGATCGCTCCCGTCCCCTCGCCGGGGTCGAAATCGCGATCGATCCGGGACACGGCAGCCCCAACGACCTCGGCGCGCGCGGTCCGACGGGCTATCCCGAAAAAGATGTCACGGCGATCGTCTCCAAGTTACTGCGCGATGCTTTAGTGGCGCGGGGGGCGACGGTCTACATGACCCGGGAAGGCGATGAGGATTTGTGGCCTCACGAGCGCGTCGCAACGATCGAAGCGTGGGAACCTCATTTAGCGTTAAGTGTGCATTATAATGCCTTACCCGATGCCGGAGATGCCATCAACACTAAAGGGATCGGGATGTTTTGGTATAACCCGCAAGCCCACGATTTATCGGTCTTTCTGCACCAATATCTCGTAGAACAGTTAAATCGCCCATCTTATGGCGTATTTTGGAATAATTTAGCCTTAACTCGTCCTACGGTGGCGCCGTCGGTATTGATGGAGTTGGGATTTATGATCAATCCCGACGAGTTCGAGTGGATTACCGATCCGCAAGAACAGGAAAAATTAGCGGAGGCGATCGCCGAAGCTGTGAGTGAATGGGTGCGATCGAAATCCTAG